The Macaca fascicularis isolate 582-1 chromosome 1, T2T-MFA8v1.1 genome includes a window with the following:
- the HMGB4 gene encoding high mobility group protein B4 produces the protein MNMGKEIQLKPKANVSSYIHFLLNYRNKFKEQQPNTYVGFKEFSRKCSEKWRSISKHEKAKYEALAKLDKARYQEEMMNYVGKRKKRRKRDPQAPRRPPSSFLLFCQDHYAQLKRENPSWSVVQVAKATGKMWSATTDLEKHPYEQRAALLRAKYFEELELYRKQRKQCNARKKYRMSARKRCRGKRVRQS, from the coding sequence ATGAACATGGGAAAAGAAATCCAGCTAAAGCCTAAGGCAAATGTCTCTTCTTACATCCACTTTTTGCTGAATTACAGAAACAAATTCAAGGAGCAGCAGCCAAATACCTACGTTGGCTTTAAAGAGTTCTCTAGAAAGTGTTCGGAAAAATGGAGATCCATCTCAAAGCATGAAAAGGCCAAATATGAAGCCCTGGCCAAACTCGACAAAGCCCGATACCAGGAAGAAATGATGAATTACGTTGGCAAGAGGAAGAAACGGAGAAAGCGGGATCCCCAGGCACCCAGACGGCCTCCATCATCCTTCCTACTCTTCTGCCAAGACCACTATGCTCAGCTGAAGAGGGAGAACCCGAGCTGGTCGGTGGTGCAGGTGGCCAAGGCCACAGGGAAGATGTGGTCAGCAACGACAGACCTGGAGAAGCACCCTTATGAGCAGAGAGCGGCTCTCCTGAGAGCTAAGTACTTCGAGGAACTTGAACTCTACCGTAAACAACGGAAACAATGTAATGCCAGAAAGAAGTACCGAATGTCAGCTAGAAAGCGGTGCAGAGGGAAAAGAGTCAGGCAGAGCTGA